One Manduca sexta isolate Smith_Timp_Sample1 chromosome 28, JHU_Msex_v1.0, whole genome shotgun sequence DNA window includes the following coding sequences:
- the LOC115456173 gene encoding putative fatty acyl-CoA reductase CG5065, producing MDSNMNIMTTEKMDSYQKHMELLNGNDPSAINLNEIGNCERLEDATSIASYYEGSVILVTGGTGFVGKALLEKLLRSCPGIEIIYVLMRPKRGLTVEQRYKELLKNQVFDRIRLRWPDRLTKLHPITGDVSAPGLGVSPEQRVLLGDVTTLFHSAATVRFTEPLHAATALNVQGTASLLKLAQDMPKLKALVHVSTAYSNAPRHHIEERVYPPPYEPDSIIRCAKMLPQETVEAIAGSLQGDHPNPYTLTKALAESIVYSHTDLPVCIVRPSIVTAAHQEPFPGWIDNIYGVTGIIMEISRGTYRSGYCRERYVVDLVPVDMVVNSCILAAWRQGAKQPGRCPVYNVTSGSINPLQWGEFTKLCIKWARENPTKYVMWYPNFSFTESRFMNTFWEVTCHFLPAFLYDLLLRAQGRKAIMMKLARRFKMAAATGEYFANNEWQFGVAELSALHSEASSAQDGSVFPFWPTNFSWDSYIGAYMLGIRRFILKDTTESLPHARTKLKRLYWVHRLFQAATGYYLFRLLAGRLR from the exons atggattCAAATATGAACATAATGACCACAGAGAAAATGGACTCCTACCA AAAACACATGGAGCTTCTTAACGGGAACGACCCTTCAGCTATCAACCTAAACGAAATTGGGAACTGCGAGCGCCTGGAAGATGCCACCTCCATCGCCAGTTACTACGAAGGCTCCGTGATTCTGGTGACAGGAGGCACCGGGTTTGTCGGCAAGGCACTGCTGGAGAAACTCCTGAGGAGTTGTCCAGGGATCGAGATTATATATGTTCTCATGAGGCCCAAGAGAGGGCTGACGGTAGAACAGAGGTATAAAGAGCTGCTGAAGAATCAG GTTTTTGACCGCATCCGGCTTCGCTGGCCAGACCGCCTTACCAAGCTCCATCCCATCACCGGCGATGTCTCTGCCCCTGGTCTTGGCGTCAGTCCTGAACAGCGTGTATTGCTCGGTGATGTCACAACTCTGTTCCACTCAGCCGCCACAGTGAGGTTCACAGAGCCCCTGCATGCAGCAACGGCGTTGAACGTGCAAGGCACAGCGTCGCTGCTAAAGCTGGCTCAGGATATGCCCAAGTTGAAG GCTTTAGTCCACGTCTCCACGGCCTACAGTAACGCCCCTCGCCATCACATAGAGGAGCGCGTATACCCACCACCCTACGAGCCCGACAGCATTATCAGGTGTGCGAAGATGCTCCCTCAAGAGACCGTGGAAGCCATCGCCGGCAGTCTGCAG GGAGATCATCCAAATCCATACACATTGACGAAGGCGTTGGCAGAATCTATAGTGTACAGCCACACAGATCTGCCTGTCTGCATTGTACGGCCTTCTATtg TGACAGCTGCTCATCAAGAACCATTCCCAGGATGGATCGACAACATTTACGGAGTTACTG GAATCATTATGGAGATATCGAGAGGAACGTACCGATCAGGGTATTGCCGGGAGCGGTACGTCGTGGACCTGGTACCCGTCGACATGGTGGTGAACTCCTGCATCCTCGCCGCTTGGAGGCAGGGTGCTAAGCA GCCTGGTCGCTGCCCGGTATACAATGTGACCTCTGGTTCAATAAACCCGCTGCAGTGGGGAGAGTTCACCAAGCTCTGCATAAAGTGGGCCCGAGAGAACCCGACCAA ATACGTGATGTGGTACCCCAACTTCTCGTTCACGGAGTCCCGCTTCATGAACACTTTCTGGGAAGTAACGTGCCATTTCCTACCAGCTTTCCTTTATGACCTATTGTTGAGGGCACAGGGAAGAAAAGCCAT AATGATGAAACTCGCACGACGATTTAAAATGGCGGCTGCCACGGGTGAATACTTTGCTAATAACGAATGGCAGTTTGGAGTGGCAGAACTCTCTGCATTACATAGCGAAGCGAGCTCTGCCCAGGACGGGAGCGTATTCCCCTTCTGGCCGACCAACTTCTCCTGGGATTCGTATATAGGGGCGTATATGTTGGGAATACGCAGGTTCATATTGAAGGATACCACCGAGTCTTTGCCACATGCGAGGACTAAATTGAAAAG ATTATACTGGGTGCATCGGCTCTTCCAGGCGGCAACAGGATATTACCTGTTCAGACTGCTGGCGGGCCGACTGCGGTAG
- the LOC115456222 gene encoding putative fatty acyl-CoA reductase CG5065 has protein sequence MSCEGFSASEVDSMPDRIAGAFTGMTVLITGGTGFMGKVLVEKLLRKCTDIEHIILLVRTKKGKNPKQRLEEMFNGELFEKVRTMRGGVEPLLEKVSIVSGDVGEPDLALSAEDRQRIIRDVDYIIHAAATIRFDEELKRAVMLNVRGTKLMVELAKECKKLKLFIHVSTSYCHLHEKLLEEKPYPPPADPHQIIQAMEWMDDETVAAVTPKVLNKLPNSYAYTKALGEALVVEAMPHLPVMVLRPSIVIPIWQEPIPGWTDNINGPTGLLIGAGKGVIRSMYCKSNSYADYLPVDVFINGIMIVVWNYVKYDDKAANVINFTSSAEIKVTWSEMIDAGREIIMNRLPLNGVAWYPGGSMKHSRLYHNICVFFFHWIPAMIVDTLLFCLGYKPVLCRVQRRITKGFEVFEYYTNNQWDFKSDIAQTVRQRLNARERRDYKVDAVGLDIIKYFEDCIRSARIFILKEYDDTIPAARRHMKVMWCVDRITRFLFWGLMIYWLSGWLSSFYSFMVDAQETPTAVTIDA, from the exons ATGTCTTGCGAAGGATTCTCCGCTTCGGAGGTGGACTCGATGCCGGACCGCATCGCCGGCGCGTTCACTGGCATGACGGTGCTGATCACAGGAGGCACCGGGTTCATGGGCAAAGTGCTCGTCGAGAAGCTGCTCAG GAAATGTACAGACATCGAACACATTATCCTGCTAGTGCGGACAAAGAAAGGGAAGAACCCAAAACAGAGACTCGAAGAGATGTTTAATGGAGAA TTGTTCGAGAAAGTCCGCACCATGCGCGGTGGTGTCGAACCTCTACTTGAGAAAGTGTCCATCGTGAGCGGCGACGTCGGAGAGCCTGATCTCGCGCTCAGCGCTGAAGACCGACAGAGGATCATCAGAGACGTTGACTATATCATCCACGCAGCTGCTACTATCAG ATTTGATGAGGAGCTGAAGAGAGCTGTAATGCTGAACGTCAGAGGAACAAAACTCATGGTAGAACTAGCCAAGGAGTGCAAGAAACTAaag CTATTCATCCACGTATCGACATCATACTGCCATCTCCACGAGAAGCTTCTAGAGGAGAAGCCGTACCCTCCCCCCGCAGACCCACATCAGATCATTCAAGCTATGGAGTGGATGGACGACGAAACCGTCGCGGCAGTCACTCCTAA GGTCCTGAATAAGCTGCCCAATTCGTATGCCTACACGAAGGCATTGGGTGAAGCGCTGGTTGTGGAAGCCATGCCGCATTTACCAGTTATGGTGCTTCGACCTTCTATAG TGATCCCAATCTGGCAAGAGCCTATTCCGGGATGGACTGACAATATCAACGGACCCACGGGTTTACTTATTG GGGCTGGTAAGGGCGTCATCAGGTCTATGTACTGTAAGAGCAACAGCTACGCCGACTACCTCCCAGTGGATGTATTCATCAATGGAATCATGATCGTTGTGTGGAATTACGTTAAGTATGA TGATAAGGCAGCTAACGTTATTAACTTCACGTCATCAGCGGAGATCAAGGTGACGTGGTCGGAGATGATCGACGCTGGAAGAGAGATAATCATGAACAGACTCCCGCTTAACGGCGTGGCTTG GTACCCCGGTGGCTCCATGAAGCATTCTCGCCTCTACCACAATATCTGTGTATTCTTCTTCCACTGGATCCCGGCCATGATCGTCGATACTCTGCTTTTCTGCCTCGGATACAAGCCAGT TTTATGTCGCGTACAGCGTCGTATCACTAAAGGATTCGAGGTGTTCGAATATTACACTAACAACCAGTGGGACTTCAAATCAGACATCGCTCAGACCGTGCGGCAGAGACTCAATGCTAGAGAACGTAGAGATTACAAGGTTGATGCTGTTG GTTTGGACATTATCAAGTACTTTGAGGATTGCATTCGATCGGCGCGTATCTTCATTCTGAAGGAGTATGACGACACAATACCTGCCGCCAGGAGACACATGAAAGT GATGTGGTGTGTGGATCGCATCACCCGTTTTCTGTTCTGGGGTCTCATGATCTACTGGCTCAGTGGATGGCTCTCGTCGTTCTACAGCTTCATGGTGGACGCGCAAGAGACACCCACCGCCGTCACCATTGACGCATGA